One window of the Cataglyphis hispanica isolate Lineage 1 chromosome 13, ULB_Chis1_1.0, whole genome shotgun sequence genome contains the following:
- the LOC126854278 gene encoding CXXC motif containing zinc binding protein — protein MPSRHSTVIMVKIALQITCRLDNIEELRPSGSEFRWYLKFTCCNCGETSDKWNYVSADEPVRPAVRGSGLCHFVIKCKLCSRENSMMIIEDSIQSFTQDNQGQFKTIVVFDCRGLEPSDFSAREGWVAKAVDGGKEFDDVDLSEGEWEDYCDKIMQPVGIYEIKHKFERIK, from the exons ATGcct agTAGACACTCTACAGTCATAATGGTGAAAATAGCGTTGCAGATCACATGCAGACTCGACAATATTGAGGAACTTAGGCCATCGGGATCTGAGTTCAGATGGTATCTAAAGTTCACTTGTTGCAACTGCGGAGAGACATCGGACAAGTGGAACTACGTCTCTGCTGATGAACCGGTGCGTCCAGCAGTTCGTGGCAGTGGCCTCTGTCACTTTGTGATCAAATGCAAACTCTGCTCCCGAGAGAACTCTATGATGATAATAGAGGACTCCATTCAGTCTTTTACCCAGGATAATCAAGGACAATTTAAGACAATTGTCGTATTCGATTGTCGAGGACTAGAACCCTCTGACTTCTCCGCGAGAGAAGGATGGGTGGCCAAGGCTGTCGACGGAGGTAAAGAGTTTGACGATGTAGATTTGAGCGAAGGTGAATGGGAGGATTACTGCGACAAGATTATGCAACCTGTTGGAATATACGAGATTAAGCATAAGTTTGAGAGAATTAAATAG
- the LOC126854200 gene encoding nodal modulator 3: MRQLIGMISNWREIIFFFAYLATLSANCIAEDILGCGGFLKSHADIDFTKVHVKLYAKAGTLKDEIECAPNTGYYFLPLYDKGEYTLKVDPPRGWSFEPTEVTLNVDDVTNDCKQDINFTFKGFGITGRVISLGTDSGPKGVTISLYSDSDKNIPLKSTVTVEGGIFYFTPIQPGKYMLIASHPIWIMNKNKVEVIVQEGNTEIADGSLVVSGYDVSGKVSSENDPVAGVSFILFGSGFVEKCETTPIAKDFGMEKPLCYVTSNNNGRFIFPSVSPGDYKLVPHYAGAQTKFDVQPSKMSFKVSHNSVILAQDFKVTGFTVGGFVYSSTNGDPLPGAKIFLSQKEIAVTDKNGKYILDNMKTGQYTLKAESANVQFSEKTVKISPTSPELPVLIPSAYKVSGKVTLSAKGTLHFRKLSVQNTAATFYKELNIDEKTGEYSVYLAPDKYQLSVIVSTEEKTKGLQFYPLQQTIDVTSQPITDVNFLQLKAILTGTVNCLPQTDCSQASVTLKILDGVTIKTVQAKDGQYQFTDVLPGHYEVLIDNDVFCWENPSYRISITSERAEVPPFKQTGFSITFISSHDTAVEYSEPNNTKLITLPLSKGSTRHCVPKSGTYTFIPKGCHVYDKSSYIWDTSNLSPILLHSTEHIHRGNIICTSVQSNLKVKIEDASDSVTIGPLKPVKKDNVYKYEFEFKAKTDNTYTITPLSDIFLFNPPSLKVFGVNDCHNDIASFIGDLGKIIAGKISPPLEDVTIQIFGKDKKSPIHTLVTQKDGTYSIGPLDGKIEYSVTAEKEGFVITGPDAKGVFLAHKLAEIIVQVSDHADNSSLQGVLLSLSGGQSYRKNSITSEDGKFIFHSLSPGEYYLRPMMKEYRFDPPSKMIDVVEGATVKVNLFGNRVAYSAYGSVTSLNGEPEVGLLVEVQGQGNCSNLQEEATTEKNGNFRIRGLQPTCAYAFRLKPNVEINAHIQRTSPSSQLVQPMEEDIHGLRLIAFHPISRTDVSVHVTSAQPEHYRTIKIKLCREDSPDSPVHISKLDVPQSASKNTGNYNAGFLVHFPPLQADGRKYFVQLESSLSQAVHKYRTIPVYFEANSSFKYIKLMFNAERKVDQSDMNQTSVVALPFIMLVGLAFVNREKLWTWLNTLLERRSKPAPSSRAPVQAIPLDPRADDIIVEQIMNINKRKAKPRKI; this comes from the exons ATGCGGCAGCTGATTGGCATGATCTCGAATTGGcgagaaatcatttttttcttcgcttATCTAGCGACCTTGTCGGCGAATTGCATCGCCGAGGATATTCTAGGATGTGGCGGTTTCCTAAAGAGTCACGCCGACATCGATTTTACGAAGGTGCACGTGAAACT GTACGCGAAGGCTGGCACTCTGAAGGATGAGATCGAGTGCGCACCCAACACTGGCTATTACTTTCTACCTCTATATGATAAGGGTGAATACACGTTGAAG gtAGATCCTCCTAGGGGCTGGAGTTTTGAGCCGACAGAAGTAACATTGAATGTAGATGATGTTACAAATGATTGCaaacaagatattaattttacatttaaaggATTTGGTATTACAGGACGt gTAATTAGTTTAGGTACTGACTCTGGCCCTAAAGGTGTTACTATCTCTTTATACTCAGACAGCGATAAAAACATTCCTCTTAAATCGACAGTAACAGTGGAAGGTGgcatattttactttactcCCATTCAACCTGGAAAGTACATGCTCATTGCATCTCATCCCAT ctggataatgaacaaaaataaagttgaagTGATCGTACAAGAAGGAAATACAGAAATTGCAGACGGTAGTCTAGTGGTATCTGGATATGATGTGAGCGGCAAAGTTAGTAGTGAAAATGACCCAGTGGCTGGTGTATCTTTCATCCTTTTTGGT AGTGGTTTCGTGGAGAAGTGTGAGACCACCCCGATAGCTAAGGATTTTGGAATGGAAAAACCTCTTTGTTATGTGACTTCAAACAATAATGGTAGATTTATATTTCCCAGTGTATCACCTGGCGATTACAAACTTGTACCGCACTATGCCGGCGCTCAAACGAAATTTGACGTTCAACCGTCGAAAATGTCTTTTAAAGTTAGCCACAACAGCGTAATCCTCGCTCAAGATTTTAAGGTAACTGGTTTCACGGTCGGCGGTTTTGTTTATAGCTCGACGAATGGCGATCCTTTGCCCGGAGCAAAGATATTCTTGTCGCAAAAAGAGATTGCAGTCAcggataaaaatggaaaatatatattggataATATGAAAACTGGCCAATATACACTAAAAGCAGAGTCTG CAAATGTACAATTTAGCGAGAAGACGGTCAAAATCTCGCCAACTTCGCCTGAACTTCCGGTATTGATACCTTCGGCGTATAAAGTTTCGGGAAAAGTAACTCTCTCCGCGAAAGGGACTTTGCATTTTCGCAAACTATCAGTTCAGAATACAGCTGCTACATTCTATAAAGAGCTCAACATCGACGAGAAAACAGGAGAATACTCTGTCTATCTTGCACCAGATAAATATCAGCTGAGCGTAATTGTGAGCACTGAAGAAAAAACTAAAGGCTTGCa aTTCTATCCACTGCAACAAACGATTGATGTGACATCTCAACCAATTACGGATGTAAACTTTTTGCAATTGAAAGCTATTTTAACAGGAACAGTAAATTGTCTGCCACAGACAGATTGCAGTCAAGCTTCTGTCACATTAAAAATACTCGACGGAGTTACGATAAAGACAGTACAAGCCAAAG ATGGTCAATATCAATTCACTGACGTGTTACCTGGCCACTACGAAGTCTTGATCGACAACGACGTGTTTTGCTGGGAAAATCCTAGTTATAGAATCTCGATAACATCAGAACGCGCGGAAGTGCCGCCATTCAAGCAAACTGGCTTCTCCATCACCTTCATATCTTCTCACGACACCGCCGTAGAATATTCCGAACCAAATAACACAAAACTGATTACTCTACCCCTGAGCAAAGGCAGTACGAGGCATTGTGTGCCTAAATCTGGTACATACACTTTTATCCCGAAAGGTTGTCATGTATACGACAAGTCTTCTTACATTTGGGATACGAGCAATCTTTCCCCGATCTTGCTTCATTCCACTGAGCATATTCATAGAGGCAATATTATATGCACAAGCGTGCAGAGTAATCTCAAAGTAAAAATCGAAGACGCAAGCGATAGCGTTAC gaTTGGTCCATTAAAACCTGTTAAAAAAGACAATGTATACAAATacgaatttgaatttaaagcgAAAACGGATAACACGTACACTATCACCCCATTATCTGacatttttctattcaatCCGCCGTCCTTAAAAGTTTTTGGCGTGAATGATTGTCATAATGACATCGCAAGTTTCATTGGTGATTTAGgaaag atTATAGCCGGAAAAATATCTCCACCATTGGAAGATgtaacaattcaaatatttggaaaagataaaaagtctCCGATTCACACATTAGTTACACAAAAGGATGGTACTTACAGCATCGGTCCTTTGGATGGAAAAATCGAATATAG TGTTACAGCTGAGAAGGAGGGTTTTGTGATCACTGGTCCCGATGCTAAGGGAGTGTTTCTAGCACATAAGTTGGCTGAGATTATCGTGCAAGTTTCTGACCATGCTGACAACTCTTCATTGCag GGTGTGCTGCTTTCTTTGTCTGGCGGTCAAAGTTATCGCAAGAACAGTATAACTAGCGAGGACGGAAAGTTCATATTTCATTCGTTATCTCCGGGCGAGTATTATCTTCGACCTATGATGAAGGAATATCGCTTCGATCCGCCGTCGAAGATGATCGACGTCGTAGAGGGAGCGACCGTTAAAGTAAATCTTTTCGGTAATCGAGTTGCATATAGCGCTTACGGCTCCGTAACGTCCTTGAACGGAGAGCCGGAAGTCGGTCTGTTAGTAGAGGTTCAGGGTCAAGGGAATTGTTCCAATCTCCAAGAAGAGGCCACAACTGAGAAGAACGGCAACTTCAGGATCCGCGGTCTTCAGCCCACG tgcGCCTATGCCTTCCGTTTGAAGCCGAACGTAGAAATTAACGCTCATATACAGCGCACGAGTCCCAGTTCTCAACTGGTGCAGCCGATGGAGGAGGATATTCACGGCCTACGATTAATCGCCTTTCATCCGATCTCGCGTACGGACGTCTCGGTGCACGTCACGTCCGCCCAGCCGGAACACTATcgcacaattaaaataaagttatgtcGGGAGGACTCTCCGGACTCGCCGGTGCACATTTCGAAATTGGACGTGCCACAATCTGCCAGTAAGAACACCGGTAATTACAATGCCGGTTTCCTGGTGCACTTCCCGCCATTGCAAGCTGATGGCAGAAAATACTTTGTGCAATTAGAGTCATCGTTATCGCAAGCCGTGCACAAATATCGAACCATTCCGGTTTACTTTGAGGCAAACTCGTCATTCAAGTATATTAAGCTAATGTTTAATGCGGAGCGGAAGGTCGATCAAAGCGACATGAATCAGACATCAGTAGTTGCATTGCCATTTATTATGTTGGTTGGATTGGCGTTTGTCAATCGCGAGAAACTATGGACTTGGTTGAACACACTACTCGAAAGACGCTCCAAGCCTGCGCCGAGTTCGAGAGCACCCGTTCAAGCTATTCCCCTTGATCCTAGAGCGGACGATATTATAGTCGagcaaataatgaatattaacaAGAGGAAGGCGAAGCCGCGAAAGATATAA